GTACTCATCCATATTGGTTGCCCCAACGAGGATCGCCCCAGCTGCCTGCAGGCGCGCGATCGCCGTGGCATCGCGGCGAGCTGGCGGGTCGTCCCGGTTGATTTTTGCTCCCGCCAGTGTCGTCACGCCCGCGATATCGAACAGGTTTTTGACTGCAAACGGCACGCCGGCTAGCAGACCGGGTTCCTCCCCGCGCGATCGCCGCGCGTCCACCTGCCGGGCCGCCGCGATCGCCGCCGCGTCAGTGACGGTCGTAAAACAGTTGCGCTGGGGATTCTCCCGCGCGATCGCCGCTAGTGTCGCCCGCACCACTACTTCTGCCGTCACGGTGCCCGCACGCACGGCCGAGGCAATCGTCGTTGCGTCAGCCGTTCGCCAGTCGCGCTCACGGCTCATTCGTCCCGCTCCGGGTTGGACCCGTCGATACCATCAGCATTGCGATCGGAGCTGTCCTCGTTCTCGGGATCGCTGTCGATCGCGGTCTCTCCGTTATACAGAGCCACGAGCTGCAACTCCAGCGGTCCTGCAGCGTAGGTGGTATCCGACGCGATCGCGCGAATCTGCTCGACGGCGGCATCGGTATCCACAATGCGCTCGATGAAGCGCACCGTCCCGAGATCGTCCGCACCGACGCGAATTTTCCCCAGGAGCCCGGCCCGCTGCGCCTGAAACTGCGCTGCTACCAACAACAGCTCCAACCGAGCGGTAAAATCGTCTGTCGACTCAACCGACACCGACGCGATTACATCTCCCGCCCCGAACACCTCGCGATTGGTTGCTACATTCAGAATCACGCGGATGTTCTCTTCGCCGAGCAGGTAATTACCAGCCGAGAGCACCTGTATGACGTACTCATTGCCGTCGCCGATCGCCTCAACAAGTTGTTCTACCTGCTCGCGCGAAACCTCAATAATCTGCCGCTCGATTGTCGAGACGCCGGGCTGCGTCTGTGCGATCGCGAAGCGATTGGCTTCGCGCAACACCACGTCTACTACAGTTTTGCCAAAGGCCGGATCGTTAAGGCGGACGACGTTGATCGCCAGGGTTTGACCGCGGACAAGTGCCACGTCTCCTTGTCGCAGTGCTTGGTAATACTGGAAGTACTGTTCTAGCTTGGCAACTTCCTCGCGCAAATCAGCCGTTTTCTGTGTGAGGTCGCTCAACACTTCATCTCGCTGCGCGATCGCAGTATCGAGGTTGGCAATGCGGCGATCGCGCGCCTGAATTTCCGACTGTAACGTGCTGCGTTGAGCTTCGAGGTCTTTCAAGCGCACGGCACTGGCATCGAGGCGTTCTTCTTGGGCGGCGATTTCTTGCTCTTGGCGGGTCAGTTCGGTATCGCGTTCGGCAATTTGCTCCTGCAAGCGATCGCGCTCCGCAACTAATTCCTCGCGTTCGCCGCGCAACCCGGCAACTTCCTCGGTCACGGTGGCAAGCTGCGACTGTGCGGCTGTGAAGTCGGCGTTCGTGCGCTCTAAATTAACCAAGGCGCGCTCTTGTGCAAAGCTGACGGCTGCCAGCTCCTCGTCAACCCGTTCCTTTTCCTCCGAGACGCTTGCTAGTTCCTTCTCGATCTCGCGGCGTTTGGTTTGAATTTCGTCGAGACGAAACAGTCCGTCGCGTAACGACTCGCTCAGGGCCAGCATAATGCCCAAGGTTGAGGCTGCGATTGCCGTTCCCGTCATCACCGTTACGACCACAGCAGTCTGACGCGGGCGCAACTTAAACAACCGCAAGCGCGCCTTGCCCACTTTCGAGCCGATGCGATCGCCTAGTGCTGCCAGGACCCCGCCCAAGAGCAGAATGGCAACAATCAAAATGTAGGCGCTGGTCATTAGCAGAGACTACTCGTGGCAGAAATTACTCAAGGACAGGCACGTGAAAGAGACCCATCGCCTACAGATTAGCCCATGAAACCCATCGGTTTCCGAGTAATTGAAACCCTGCGGCTTGGCTAACGGCAAGACTCTCGCGATCGCGCGGCAGCGGCACTGTGCAAAAAAACTAGATTTGTCCTTAGGAAAACTGCTGGCTGAGAGCAACGGGGTTGTGTACGGTAATTTTTTTCTTATGGATCGAAATCATTTCTTTCTCGCGCAGTTCGCCGAGCAGGCGCGTTACCGTCACCCGCGTCGAGCCGATTG
The Rubidibacter lacunae KORDI 51-2 DNA segment above includes these coding regions:
- a CDS encoding DUF3084 domain-containing protein, which gives rise to MTSAYILIVAILLLGGVLAALGDRIGSKVGKARLRLFKLRPRQTAVVVTVMTGTAIAASTLGIMLALSESLRDGLFRLDEIQTKRREIEKELASVSEEKERVDEELAAVSFAQERALVNLERTNADFTAAQSQLATVTEEVAGLRGEREELVAERDRLQEQIAERDTELTRQEQEIAAQEERLDASAVRLKDLEAQRSTLQSEIQARDRRIANLDTAIAQRDEVLSDLTQKTADLREEVAKLEQYFQYYQALRQGDVALVRGQTLAINVVRLNDPAFGKTVVDVVLREANRFAIAQTQPGVSTIERQIIEVSREQVEQLVEAIGDGNEYVIQVLSAGNYLLGEENIRVILNVATNREVFGAGDVIASVSVESTDDFTARLELLLVAAQFQAQRAGLLGKIRVGADDLGTVRFIERIVDTDAAVEQIRAIASDTTYAAGPLELQLVALYNGETAIDSDPENEDSSDRNADGIDGSNPERDE